The Methanoplanus sp. FWC-SCC4 genome has a window encoding:
- a CDS encoding VOC family protein: MLSDMVIVPTLPAVDLARAREFYEKKLGLKVSKSGSEDIFFECGKDSILYIYKHGATKADHTAAGFVVTDIEAEMKSLREKRYCFR, translated from the coding sequence ATGTTGTCAGATATGGTGATTGTACCGACACTGCCTGCTGTGGATCTTGCGCGTGCACGTGAATTCTATGAAAAGAAGCTGGGATTAAAAGTTTCTAAGTCCGGTTCAGAAGATATCTTCTTTGAGTGCGGAAAAGATTCGATCCTTTATATTTACAAACATGGGGCGACGAAAGCGGATCATACTGCAGCGGGGTTTGTTGTGACTGATATCGAAGCGGAAATGAAAAGTCTCAGGGAAAAAAGGTATTGTTTTCGATGA
- a CDS encoding VOC family protein — protein sequence MNGIVTGEGGERTAWFKDSEGNILALHQMGM from the coding sequence GTGAACGGGATTGTTACCGGGGAAGGCGGTGAGAGGACTGCCTGGTTTAAGGATTCCGAGGGGAATATTCTCGCACTGCACCAGATGGGTATGTAA
- a CDS encoding flavodoxin family protein, translating to MGLKAIFLNCTLKYSPEVSNTRALIDKAVELFGELGIESEVVRVNDYRIRFGTSSDMGEGDEWPQIYEKIKNSDIIVIGSPIWFGVRSSIAQLVMERLDGSYADGDSVTGQYHLYGKTAGVIITGNEDGAHDVAANTLFNLTHLGCVIPPNADCYWVGDAGPGPSYIEAGGDKHLYTNRTVRYMVNNLAWMAGLLKQNKNPVNLKKIDEDARKVSR from the coding sequence ATGGGGCTGAAAGCAATTTTTCTAAACTGCACTCTGAAATATTCTCCCGAGGTTTCAAACACAAGGGCGCTTATTGACAAGGCAGTTGAACTATTTGGGGAACTTGGCATTGAAAGTGAGGTTGTCAGGGTAAATGATTACAGAATCAGGTTCGGTACATCATCTGATATGGGTGAAGGTGATGAATGGCCGCAGATTTATGAAAAGATAAAAAATTCGGACATCATCGTAATAGGATCACCAATCTGGTTTGGCGTCAGATCAAGTATTGCACAGCTTGTAATGGAAAGGCTTGACGGTTCGTATGCAGACGGAGACTCAGTCACCGGTCAGTACCACCTCTATGGTAAAACTGCCGGGGTTATCATCACCGGCAATGAGGACGGGGCACATGATGTTGCGGCAAACACACTTTTTAACCTGACTCATCTCGGGTGCGTAATACCACCGAATGCAGACTGTTACTGGGTGGGGGATGCAGGCCCCGGGCCGAGTTACATTGAGGCGGGAGGGGACAAACACCTGTACACAAACCGGACTGTCAGGTATATGGTAAACAATCTTGCATGGATGGCTGGTCTTTTAAAGCAGAACAAAAATCCTGTAAACCTGAAAAAAATTGATGAAGATGCACGTAAGGTGAGCCGATAA
- a CDS encoding zinc ribbon domain-containing protein — MGEMKSKTCQSCGMPMAKDEDFGTEKDGSKSKEYCTYCYQKGIFTEQDVTIDEMAKKGGAVMSHMFEIPMENAVKFSKEQLSCLERWAGRAILFCESCGMPMKKDEDFGREKDGSKSRKYCIFCYQNGAFTEPDLTKEEAVLKYAPMMARHLNMPLEKAKLMVGSYLSTLGRWQE; from the coding sequence ATGGGAGAGATGAAATCAAAAACCTGCCAGAGCTGCGGAATGCCGATGGCGAAGGATGAGGACTTCGGGACTGAAAAGGACGGTTCCAAATCCAAAGAATACTGTACATATTGCTACCAAAAAGGCATATTCACGGAACAGGATGTCACAATTGATGAGATGGCAAAAAAAGGCGGTGCGGTTATGTCACATATGTTTGAAATTCCGATGGAAAACGCAGTAAAATTCTCAAAAGAACAGCTATCATGCCTTGAGAGATGGGCAGGAAGGGCAATATTATTCTGTGAGAGCTGCGGGATGCCGATGAAGAAAGACGAGGACTTCGGAAGAGAAAAGGACGGCTCAAAGAGCAGAAAATACTGCATATTCTGTTATCAAAACGGAGCCTTCACAGAACCGGACCTCACAAAAGAGGAAGCCGTTTTAAAGTACGCACCGATGATGGCCAGGCACCTGAACATGCCTCTTGAAAAGGCAAAGCTGATGGTGGGAAGTTATCTCTCCACACTTGGACGGTGGCAGGAATAA
- the tmk gene encoding dTMP kinase has protein sequence MLITIEGIDGSGKSTLIENLKNELKDINPVFTREPGATWIGEQVRRGIAEEIDPVAEALLFVADHAAHLDVVIRPGLSKNLTIISDRYTDSRYAYQSVTLKNHLIDPVGWLRLVHNEWTVRPDKTFLLVIDPEISIQRIKNEREGNEHFERLETLKGVQSAYLKLAAEEPDRFVIIDAEKDRDEIASFVAGEIRNLHNNGA, from the coding sequence ATGCTGATTACAATAGAGGGCATTGACGGGAGCGGAAAGTCCACCCTTATTGAAAACCTGAAGAATGAACTAAAGGATATAAATCCGGTTTTCACAAGAGAACCGGGGGCCACATGGATTGGAGAACAGGTCCGGCGCGGAATTGCAGAGGAGATTGACCCGGTTGCAGAAGCCCTGCTTTTTGTGGCTGACCACGCTGCCCATCTTGACGTAGTGATCCGTCCGGGACTTTCCAAAAACCTCACCATCATCTCTGACAGATACACTGATTCAAGGTATGCCTACCAGTCGGTGACACTGAAAAACCACCTTATTGATCCTGTCGGGTGGCTCAGACTTGTTCACAATGAATGGACAGTCAGGCCTGACAAGACATTTCTCCTGGTGATTGATCCTGAGATATCCATTCAGAGAATTAAAAATGAGAGAGAAGGTAACGAACACTTTGAGCGTCTTGAAACATTGAAAGGGGTTCAGAGTGCATATCTTAAACTTGCAGCTGAAGAACCGGACAGGTTTGTCATTATTGATGCTGAAAAAGACAGGGATGAAATAGCATCTTTTGTTGCAGGCGAAATCAGGAATCTGCATAATAACGGTGCATAA
- a CDS encoding HisA/HisF-related TIM barrel protein yields MKIILAVDILKGNVVHGYKGQRNGYKPLDWGIASSTIPDEYIREMGAKNVYLADLDRIEGFGDNNDAIIKCEGLAEVSILNRGAKKPSDALSLPWIKNVISTETCAGNQKDYPFDYFSVVIKDGRVFPDRSDPVLAFKKAADWGFKGGIVMNLSSVGTEDRMGGLDIDALRSAYPKELLYGGGVASTEDLLILSSAGYDGAIIATAVHKGNVPVSILREGKIC; encoded by the coding sequence ATGAAAATTATATTAGCGGTTGATATTCTGAAAGGAAATGTGGTTCATGGATACAAAGGGCAGAGAAACGGATATAAGCCTCTGGACTGGGGTATTGCCTCGTCAACAATTCCCGATGAATACATAAGAGAGATGGGTGCAAAAAATGTTTATCTTGCAGATCTTGACAGAATTGAAGGTTTTGGAGATAATAATGATGCAATAATAAAATGTGAGGGTCTGGCCGAAGTCTCGATACTCAACCGCGGCGCGAAGAAACCCTCGGATGCACTTTCACTCCCGTGGATTAAAAATGTCATAAGCACCGAGACATGCGCAGGCAACCAGAAGGATTACCCCTTTGATTATTTCAGTGTGGTAATAAAAGACGGAAGGGTTTTTCCGGACAGATCCGATCCTGTTTTGGCATTTAAAAAAGCAGCAGACTGGGGTTTTAAGGGCGGCATTGTGATGAATCTCTCAAGTGTCGGGACCGAGGACAGGATGGGGGGTCTTGACATTGATGCACTCAGGAGCGCTTATCCAAAAGAACTGCTGTACGGAGGAGGGGTCGCATCCACAGAAGATCTTTTAATACTCTCTTCTGCCGGTTACGACGGGGCAATAATTGCAACTGCCGTTCACAAGGGAAATGTGCCGGTCAGCATTTTGAGGGAAGGTAAAATATGCTGA
- a CDS encoding (5-formylfuran-3-yl)methyl phosphate synthase has product MDLLVSPASVEEAGSALSADIIDVKKPSEGSLGANFPWVISEIKSMTNKPVSAAIGDYSFLPGSASQGAFGAACAGADYVKVGLMFDGDERALEFIKCVTKAVKWRFPEKTVVIATYADYSRVDSISPFDMAPLAAKAGADVAMIDTAVKDGKGLYDFLPEDELIRFTNKNRELGLKTALAGSLKFEDLESLKRINPEIIGVRGMVCGGDRSAVIKEELVEKAMMMVR; this is encoded by the coding sequence ATGGATTTGTTAGTTAGTCCCGCAAGCGTTGAAGAGGCAGGATCTGCGCTTTCTGCGGACATAATTGATGTAAAAAAGCCCTCGGAAGGTTCTTTAGGTGCAAATTTTCCCTGGGTCATTTCTGAAATAAAAAGCATGACCAATAAGCCTGTAAGCGCCGCAATCGGTGATTACAGCTTCCTCCCGGGAAGTGCATCACAGGGGGCATTCGGTGCAGCATGCGCAGGTGCGGATTACGTGAAAGTCGGCCTTATGTTTGACGGAGACGAGCGTGCCCTTGAATTTATCAAATGTGTCACAAAAGCTGTAAAATGGAGATTCCCTGAAAAGACAGTTGTAATCGCAACATATGCGGATTACTCTCGCGTTGACTCCATCTCTCCTTTTGATATGGCTCCCCTTGCAGCAAAGGCCGGCGCTGACGTTGCAATGATTGATACAGCCGTAAAAGACGGAAAAGGCCTTTACGACTTCCTTCCTGAAGATGAACTCATCAGATTCACAAATAAAAACCGCGAACTTGGTTTAAAGACCGCGCTTGCAGGTTCCCTTAAGTTTGAAGACCTCGAATCACTCAAAAGGATTAATCCTGAGATAATTGGTGTTCGTGGTATGGTTTGCGGCGGGGATCGCAGTGCTGTCATAAAAGAAGAGCTCGTGGAAAAAGCTATGATGATGGTCAGGTGA
- the guaB gene encoding IMP dehydrogenase: MYLEKLNMQTGYTFDDVLLVPAASYVEPSEADVRSRFTRSIDLSIPLVSSAMDTVTESGMAIALARSGSIGVIHRNLTPEREVEEVRIVKQAEDFVEREVLTVDGTATVSEVDAMMREYNIGGVPVMENDRIIGIVSRRDLRGIVATRAGENVKKVMTKSPITVGDDIELEDALEVMYANKVERLPVVKDENELLGIITMQDLLERRQYPKANRDKNGNLRVAAAVGPFDIERAMLLDEAGADALVADCAHGHNMNVVKAIKEMKESVDADVIAGNIATKEAAQELAGYVDGLKVGIGPGSICTTRVVAGVGVPQVTAVCSVAEVASDYDNVPVVADGGIRYSGDIAKAIAAGADCVMLGSLFAGTDEAPGRIIAIKGRRYKQYRGMGSLGVMTSGQSSDRYFQKKGIGQTKFVPEGIEGATPYVGAVSDIIYQLVGGLKSAMGYTGSATINDLKTNGKFIRITSAGQVESHPHDILITDEAPNYRVSNS; this comes from the coding sequence ATGTATCTTGAAAAGCTGAACATGCAGACCGGATATACATTCGATGATGTTCTGCTTGTACCTGCAGCATCTTATGTTGAACCGAGTGAGGCTGATGTCCGTTCACGTTTTACAAGGAGCATTGATCTTTCAATACCTCTTGTATCATCCGCAATGGACACTGTCACAGAATCCGGTATGGCAATAGCTCTTGCCCGTTCCGGAAGCATTGGTGTCATACACCGTAACCTGACTCCCGAGCGCGAAGTTGAGGAAGTCAGGATTGTAAAGCAGGCTGAAGACTTTGTGGAAAGAGAAGTTCTGACTGTTGACGGCACTGCAACAGTTTCCGAAGTCGATGCAATGATGCGTGAGTATAACATCGGCGGTGTTCCTGTAATGGAGAATGACAGGATTATCGGAATTGTTTCCCGTCGTGATCTCAGGGGAATTGTTGCAACCCGTGCAGGTGAGAATGTCAAGAAAGTAATGACAAAAAGTCCCATCACTGTCGGTGATGACATCGAACTCGAAGATGCCCTTGAAGTAATGTATGCAAACAAGGTTGAGCGTCTTCCGGTTGTAAAGGATGAAAATGAGCTCCTTGGCATTATAACAATGCAGGATCTTCTTGAAAGAAGACAGTACCCAAAGGCAAACCGCGACAAAAACGGAAACCTGAGGGTTGCGGCAGCAGTAGGTCCCTTCGACATTGAACGTGCAATGCTACTTGATGAGGCAGGCGCTGATGCGCTTGTTGCAGACTGTGCGCACGGGCACAACATGAATGTTGTAAAGGCCATAAAAGAGATGAAGGAGAGTGTCGATGCCGATGTCATTGCTGGAAATATTGCGACAAAAGAGGCTGCACAGGAACTTGCAGGGTATGTTGACGGGTTAAAGGTCGGTATAGGGCCCGGTTCAATATGCACGACAAGGGTTGTTGCAGGAGTCGGTGTCCCGCAGGTAACGGCAGTCTGTTCTGTTGCAGAGGTTGCATCCGATTATGATAATGTGCCTGTTGTTGCAGACGGAGGAATTAGATACAGTGGTGATATTGCAAAGGCAATAGCGGCAGGTGCCGACTGTGTTATGCTCGGAAGTCTCTTTGCAGGAACTGATGAGGCTCCAGGACGCATAATAGCAATAAAGGGACGCAGGTACAAGCAGTACCGTGGAATGGGTTCACTTGGTGTCATGACCAGCGGCCAGTCCAGTGATCGTTATTTCCAGAAGAAAGGAATCGGGCAGACAAAGTTTGTTCCTGAGGGAATTGAGGGTGCAACACCATATGTCGGTGCTGTTTCCGATATTATCTATCAGCTTGTGGGAGGTCTTAAATCTGCCATGGGTTACACAGGCTCTGCAACAATAAATGATTTGAAAACGAATGGCAAATTTATCCGGATCACTTCCGCCGGTCAGGTAGAGAGCCATCCGCATGATATATTAATAACAGATGAGGCCCCGAATTACCGGGTGTCCAATTCCTAA
- a CDS encoding ArsR/SmtB family transcription factor: protein MIEGDDVSRILDILGNKNRRRILQLLRQKPCFVTEISERLTISPKAVIEHLQFMEREEILKSRGDINRRKYYYIFRDFSVMIDAGDSRFGLLSNDLRESGRRECTIHRLKMIRNMVLSRENLISDLEYLERDINKKISDLSASCKDILPSETEVNLVLALSNYEMSIKDIEEFILIPEDEVRIILNNLIKKGIVERKDDLYRVCDIFDE, encoded by the coding sequence ATGATTGAGGGTGATGATGTATCCCGCATCCTCGATATTCTTGGAAATAAAAACAGAAGGAGAATTTTGCAATTATTAAGGCAAAAACCCTGTTTTGTTACAGAAATATCTGAGAGACTTACTATAAGTCCTAAAGCTGTTATAGAGCATCTTCAGTTTATGGAACGCGAAGAGATACTAAAATCCCGTGGTGATATCAACCGCCGGAAGTACTACTATATTTTCAGGGATTTCAGTGTCATGATTGATGCAGGTGATTCCCGTTTTGGATTATTAAGCAACGATTTGCGTGAATCCGGGAGGCGGGAGTGTACTATCCATAGATTAAAGATGATACGAAACATGGTATTGTCAAGGGAGAATCTTATTTCAGATCTTGAGTATCTTGAGAGAGATATAAATAAAAAAATCAGTGATTTGAGTGCTTCCTGCAAAGACATATTACCCAGTGAAACAGAGGTAAATTTAGTACTTGCATTGTCAAACTATGAGATGAGTATAAAGGATATTGAAGAATTCATCCTTATTCCTGAAGATGAAGTCAGAATTATTCTGAATAATCTTATAAAGAAGGGAATTGTTGAGCGCAAAGATGACCTGTACAGGGTGTGTGATATATTTGACGAATGA
- a CDS encoding Hsp20/alpha crystallin family protein, giving the protein MTNEPNDDVFRNLAKVMEDIITGLHIDENARFIGCTIISGPGGDPRIFQTDEQDEGHEEPEYEIIDGSDKLYVTLELPPDLDDIPGADIQPDMIRVSIDDMDIDIPLPSTVDTGKSFYNVNNGVLDIICEKIL; this is encoded by the coding sequence TTGACGAATGAACCAAACGATGATGTTTTCAGAAATCTTGCAAAAGTGATGGAGGATATAATAACCGGTCTTCATATTGATGAAAATGCACGTTTTATAGGATGTACAATAATTTCAGGTCCGGGCGGGGACCCCCGGATTTTTCAGACTGATGAACAGGATGAAGGTCATGAGGAGCCTGAATATGAGATAATTGACGGGTCTGATAAATTATATGTAACTCTGGAGCTTCCTCCGGATTTGGATGATATTCCCGGTGCTGATATTCAGCCGGATATGATAAGGGTGAGTATTGATGATATGGATATTGATATTCCTCTCCCAAGCACTGTTGACACCGGTAAAAGTTTTTACAATGTAAATAACGGTGTTCTGGATATAATTTGTGAAAAAATTTTATAA
- a CDS encoding MBL fold metallo-hydrolase, with the protein MFTVIEIYNNCSFDSSFRSEFGYSCYIKEAGLLFDTGGNGDILLKNLEAAGIGPEDIERLVISHDHWDHTGGLKVFFEKNKYVDAYFLNDFSEGLLEAGRKNSSLNIIRGWTEIYPDIFLTGSLGDDIKEQSLAIRSDSGYFVIAGCSHPHICNILSFIRKFGEVKGVIGGLHDVSDDDLRSLSGIDYIAVSHCTKRISEIEEMYGPCFKKSGVGFVHRI; encoded by the coding sequence ATGTTTACTGTTATTGAAATTTACAATAATTGCTCGTTTGATTCATCTTTCAGATCTGAATTTGGATATTCATGCTACATTAAAGAAGCCGGGCTTTTGTTTGATACGGGTGGAAACGGGGACATACTGCTCAAAAATCTCGAAGCTGCCGGTATCGGACCTGAGGATATTGAAAGGCTCGTAATATCTCATGATCACTGGGATCATACCGGGGGTCTGAAAGTCTTTTTTGAAAAGAATAAATATGTAGATGCGTATTTTTTAAATGATTTTTCAGAAGGTCTGCTTGAAGCGGGGAGAAAAAATTCCAGTTTGAACATTATCCGTGGGTGGACTGAAATCTATCCTGACATTTTTCTGACCGGTTCTCTTGGGGATGATATTAAGGAGCAGTCTCTGGCAATAAGATCAGATAGTGGTTATTTTGTTATTGCAGGGTGCTCGCATCCGCATATCTGTAATATTTTATCATTCATAAGAAAATTCGGAGAGGTAAAAGGAGTGATTGGCGGTCTTCATGACGTTTCGGATGATGACTTAAGGTCTCTTTCCGGTATTGATTACATTGCCGTGTCGCACTGTACAAAAAGAATTTCTGAGATTGAAGAAATGTACGGGCCCTGTTTTAAAAAATCAGGTGTCGGTTTTGTACACCGGATTTAA
- a CDS encoding NusA-like transcription termination signal-binding factor has protein sequence MQSTIGFKERRYIEELRIITKSTALDCVIDDAYDRVIYVIKKGDMGFAIGKNGDNIRKLQRILGKRTEMVEESSEIYEFIGNILKPAKICEICCDEESGRLNIYVGDRSDLGIAIGKGGCNVEKARILVQRYFGKEIGEIFLHEGGEKL, from the coding sequence ATGCAATCGACTATTGGGTTTAAAGAGAGAAGATATATTGAAGAACTTCGGATTATTACCAAATCAACAGCTCTTGATTGTGTTATTGATGATGCGTATGACAGAGTAATTTATGTTATAAAAAAAGGTGATATGGGTTTTGCAATAGGCAAAAACGGAGATAATATAAGAAAACTTCAGAGAATCCTGGGAAAAAGAACCGAGATGGTTGAGGAAAGTTCTGAAATTTATGAATTTATTGGAAATATTCTCAAACCCGCGAAAATATGTGAGATCTGTTGTGATGAGGAGTCCGGACGTCTCAATATTTATGTAGGTGACAGATCAGATCTTGGTATCGCTATCGGCAAGGGTGGCTGCAATGTCGAGAAGGCAAGGATTCTTGTTCAGAGATATTTTGGAAAGGAAATTGGAGAAATTTTTTTACATGAAGGTGGTGAAAAATTATGA
- the hisE gene encoding phosphoribosyl-ATP diphosphatase: MNTCVFEELWNVICDRMENPPEKSYVVDILTHRKGIDKALEKVGEESTEFIIAAKNDDYDQKVYEAADLIFHLMLALKGCNVNFSDVIAELERRRN, encoded by the coding sequence ATGAATACGTGTGTTTTTGAAGAACTTTGGAATGTAATATGTGACCGGATGGAAAATCCTCCTGAAAAGAGTTATGTTGTTGATATTTTAACCCACAGGAAAGGTATTGATAAGGCTCTTGAAAAGGTTGGTGAAGAGTCTACGGAATTTATCATTGCTGCAAAGAATGATGATTATGATCAGAAAGTGTACGAAGCAGCAGATCTGATTTTTCATCTTATGCTTGCGCTTAAGGGATGCAATGTCAACTTTTCCGATGTAATTGCAGAGCTTGAGAGAAGAAGAAATTAA
- a CDS encoding IS5 family transposase: protein MSNFTNFAIKSEYEHIAELGDRLGEVEKMIDWEQFRPIIKELYTNQTEIGGRPNLDEVLMIKMLVLQQWHGLSDPELERQANDRISFRQFLGYPLKIPDRSTIWLFRERLSKSGKDSLIWNELQRQLDLKGLSIRKGMIQDATFIHSDPGHTRVDTPRGKEAKTRRSKDGTWTKKGGKSYFGYKLHVIIDSDYDLIRRICTTTASLHDSQIDLSDIDEVVYRDRGYQGAECKGYNATMLRGARDHPIGIRDKLRNNRISRKRSKGERPFAVIKSVFGSGSVKVTDLKRVRVKNMFSAFCFNLYQMRTIYGH from the coding sequence ATGAGTAATTTCACTAATTTTGCAATAAAAAGTGAATATGAGCATATTGCTGAATTGGGAGATCGATTGGGTGAAGTTGAAAAGATGATTGACTGGGAACAATTCCGCCCTATCATCAAAGAACTATATACAAACCAAACTGAAATTGGAGGCCGTCCAAATCTGGATGAGGTTCTGATGATTAAGATGCTCGTCCTTCAGCAATGGCACGGTCTCTCTGATCCTGAACTTGAAAGACAGGCTAATGACAGGATTTCTTTCAGACAATTTTTGGGTTATCCCTTAAAGATACCTGATCGTTCTACTATCTGGCTTTTTCGTGAAAGACTATCCAAATCCGGAAAAGATTCTCTAATTTGGAATGAATTACAGCGACAACTGGATCTTAAAGGTCTTTCAATTAGAAAAGGTATGATTCAGGATGCAACATTTATTCACTCAGATCCCGGACATACAAGAGTTGATACTCCAAGAGGAAAAGAAGCAAAGACCAGAAGAAGTAAGGACGGTACATGGACAAAGAAAGGAGGGAAATCTTACTTTGGATATAAGCTGCACGTAATTATTGACAGTGATTATGATCTGATTCGAAGGATTTGTACTACTACTGCATCTCTACACGACAGTCAGATTGATTTATCTGATATTGATGAAGTTGTTTACCGGGACAGAGGCTATCAGGGAGCTGAATGCAAAGGATACAATGCCACAATGTTGAGAGGAGCAAGAGACCATCCAATAGGTATCAGAGACAAACTTCGTAATAATAGAATCAGCAGGAAAAGATCCAAAGGGGAAAGACCATTTGCTGTGATTAAATCAGTTTTTGGATCAGGCAGTGTAAAAGTAACCGATTTGAAAAGAGTGCGGGTGAAAAATATGTTTTCAGCATTTTGTTTTAATCTCTATCAAATGAGAACAATTTATGGACATTGA